Part of the Burkholderia humptydooensis genome, GGCGACGAGCCAACTGCAGATGGGCAACGAATGGATCGAGTTCACCGCGCGATTCTCGGGCAAGGCGCACAAGATCGAGGTGCCCGTCGCGAACGTGCTCGCGATCTATGCGCGCGAGAACGGGCAGGGGATGGCGTTTCAGGTCGATGTCGCCGCGGATTCCGGCGATGCCGAGGGCGGCGGCGCGCTTGCTGCGGAGGAAGCGGGTGACGATGCCGGTGCTCACGTCGTTCCGGCCGAGGCGGTGCCCGAGGCCGGCGAACCGGCGGACGAACTGCCGAAGTCCGATGGTGACGGCGATGGAGCGAAAGGCAGCCGGCCTCGCCTCAAGATCGTGAAATGAGGTAGAATTTCCGGCCCAACGCCGGCTTAGCTCATCTGGCAGAGCAGTTGATTTGTAATCATCAGGTGGCGGGTTCGAGTCCTGCAGCCGGCACCAAACACTCATCTGAGGAAGTCCTCGGAAATCCAGAAACCCGTGATAGCATAAGGCTTCACGGGTTTTTTTATTCCAGCGTTGTCCAGCGATGCCCGTTTGAATCCGGGGGCATGTGGGGGCACCTCCGGGGGAATCTTCGTAGTCTGGCAAATGCCCCCGGGAAAAGTGCCCCCTAGGGCTGTAAGGTAGATGCCTTATGCCGTTGACCGACGTCGCGATCCGTAAAGCCCCAATGAAATCAAGGGGTTACGTGAGTTTCGCGTAACCCCTTGTGCTTTCTGGGCGTTGAAAAGTACATTTTCGGTACAGTCAGCTCTCAGAACAGCTACATGGCAACCTTCGTCAAGACGCCGCGTGCCGCCGCAATTGATGGGGATCATCCCGTCGAACGCCGGCGGGTTCGGCAACGTGCACGACGCGGCCGAGGTGTTCAACGAGCTCGAGATCGAACCGCTGAAGGCACGATTGCGGGAGGTGAACGACTGGCTCGGCATCGAGGTCGTGCGCTTCAAAGACTTCGAGACGCCGAAGGGCTGACGCCCGACGCCGCGACCGGCAAAGCAAAGCCGCCGCGCACTTCGGTGCCGGCGGCTTTTTTGCGTCCGTCGTCCGTGCGCGGCGTTGGCGGAATAGGGCGCCTCAGGGCGGCCGCCGCCCGGATGCACCCCCCAAGGGTCGGATCAGCTCGCCGCGGGGCCGTGGCGGGCCGCCTTGCGCGCGGGTGGGCCCATCCCAAGGGCCGGACCCTGCCCGCGCGATGATGATTCAGACCCGGCGCGCGCAGTTGTGACCCCGCCCCACCTGCCGTAAGCGGTAAATTCAGCACACCGAATGGAGAATCATTTGCGGCTGATGGGCGAGCATAGCTGCATCGCGCTGGTCGGGATCGACCGACGATGTCCACATCTGGGTTTCGATAGTGCGCGCCGACGTGGTGGTCGAAGCGTGCTTGGTGCGTCAACTCACGCTCGCCTCGGCTTGCCGCTTCGCGTAGTTGAACGGCAGCAGGTCGCTGATGTCCGCGTCTGCGGCGCGCTGTGGCAATTCGGTCAGCACGTGTAGCAACCAGGCGCGCGGTTCGACGCCGCAGGCGCGACATGTAAGCATCAAGCTGTAGACCACCGCGCTTGCCTTCGCGCCGGCGACTGTGTCGCTGAACAACCACGATTTTCTCGCAGTGGCAAACGGCCTGATGTCGCGCTCGATGACGTTGTTATCAAGCGGCAGACGGCCGTCGTCTACGTAGCGGATCAGATACTGCCATTGCCGGCGGCAGTATCCGATCGCCTCGCCGAGCAAGCTCTGCGGCAGAACAGCTCGTCGAGCCACACCTTGAAGGCCGTCAACAACGGCACGCTGTGCTGCTGCCGCAGGCGATACCGGTAATCGGTCAGCATTTCGCCTTCAGGAACCGTCTGCTTCGCCAGCCCCTCGACCTGATACAGCGCCTGGAAGAACTCGAGGGCTTTCGTGATGCGGGGGCTCGGCTTGTTCTTCTGGCCCTTGAGCGCGTCCGTAAACAGCCTCCTCGCGTGCGCGAGGCATCCAAGATGCGTCGCCGTCTTGATCGTGCGCCATGCAGGCCAGCCGTCCGTCATCAGCGTGCCGGCGTAGTCACCGAGGAAGGCACGCGGATGCTCCCCACCGCGCCCAGGTTGATACTCGAACAGCACGACCGGCTGCTCGCTGTCCGCAGCGCTTCGGTAAACCCACATATACGACGTGTCCTGCGCCTTTCGATCCTTTTCTTTGAGCACCTGGACCGTGGTCTCATCGCCGTGGATCAACCACTGGCTGCGCAGAACCTGCTTGAGCGCATCGTAGATCCGCTTGTAATGCAGTTCGGCGGGGCGGATGATCCAGTTCGCCAGCGTACCGCGGCTGACCGCAATGTTCGAGCGCGCGAGCACATCCTCCATCCGGTACAGCGGCGTGCCGTCCACGTACTTGCCTGCCGTGACGGCGGCGATCATCGACGGACTGGCATGGCTGCCAGGCAGGGGCTGCGCCGGCATCGACGCGACCATGATCGGCGTACGCACGCCGTCGCAGTGTCGGCACGCATATTTGGCACGCGCGTGCTGCAGCACCGACACCTTGACCTCCATGTGCAGTTGCTCGCTGACGTCCTCGCCCATGCGATGCAGGGCCTTGCCGCAGCACGGGCAGGTCTTCTGGTCTTCGGGCAGATCGTACTCGATGCGTTCGCGCGGCAGATCCGCAGGCAGCGGCTTGCGGCCTCGCTTACGGGGCTCGGGCTTGTCGAGCTCTGGCAACCCGGTGTCCGGCAGCGAAGGCACGTCACTGTCGTCCTCGTCGACAGGCTCGGCGTCGGCAGCCTGCTCGGCCTCGTTGAACACGCGATCCTTGCGCTTCTCGCTCTTCGGCGCGTATTGCCGGGCCAACGCGAGACGATATTGCTCTTCCAGCGCATCCAGGCGCCTGGTCAGTTCGTCGATCCTGGCATCGCGCTCGGCGAGACCGGCTTCGAGTTCGTGGATGTAGGCCTTGGCGGCCTGCGGCAATCGGGCGAGATCGGCTTTCATGCGCTTCACGATAGCGAAGCGCGGTGTCGCACAGGTTTACGGAGATGTGTAACAGCCGGGACGGCCGTTGTTGACCAACAACGTTCGCAATACCGCGCCTCAACTCGTGAAGCAGTACTGTCGTGCGGGATGCGGACGCAGCGCGTCGAGATCGACGCCGTCGAGCAGCAGGTGGAGCTGGTCGACCGTGAGCTCGATCACGGCCTGCTGACGACGGGGCCAGGCGAAACGGTCCACCTCGAGCCGTTTCAACATCAGCCAGAAGCCGGCCCGGTCATAGAGCAACAGCTTTACCCGATCCCGTTTCCGGTTGTGGAATCCGAAGACGGCTCGTGCGAGCGGATCAAGCTGCATCGACTGTTCGACCATCGTCACCAGCGTATTCAGTCCGGCCCGGAAGTCGATCGGCTCGCGATGCAGGTAGATCCTCAGGTCGTGGTCGAAGCGGAACATCAGCCCGCTCCCAGCGCGGCAATCATCGCCGTGACCAGCGAGGTATCTCGCCCAGAGCATTCGAGCTCAAGCACGACACCGTTAGGCAGTGTCGCCGACAAGCGCGCCAGCGGTGCAGCTCGCGGCGACGGACGGTGCGACTCTCGTTGCAGCGACGGCTGCGGGGATGGTAGTGCCGATTCCGCAGGAGTCGATACCGGTGACTCGTCGATCAAGACGACCGGCACGAAGGCTGACGGTGCTTGCGCGATAGCATCACGTGAAACGCCGGTAACTTCCCGTCGTTCTTGCAGCTGTACCCATTTGCGTAACTGGTTCGCATTGACCCCAGCCTTCAGTGCCAGACCAGCCAATGACGCGCCCGGTTGGCGGCAGGCTTCGATCAACTTACGCTTGCCCTCCGGATCGTATCGATGCTTGCCATCCGCGCACGTCCGGGTCACTCGCAGAGGGAGAAAGTCAAAGTCAGTGTCGGTCATCATTTGCGTCCGCAATTCAAGTCTGCGGACGCAATCGTGGATTGATTCAGCCGCGCCGGCTATGTGCGGAGAATTTCGCGCTTACCACCTGCCCGCAAAAACGAGCAGTTTTTATGCACGCATGCACCGGGCGCGTCGGGCCGCCCGGTGCGGCCCGCGCCGCGACTGACGCGGCGATTCTTCTATGCAGTTTTATGCGCCCTGATTGTGCAGTCTCAATTTTTCGTGACCGCGAGCGACCCGCTTTCGCCGCCGCTCAGGTGAGACTGGAAATCAGGTGACAGCCGCAGGTAGCACGATGGCCGTGCCGGGCGATCGGAATGCCGCCGTCCGTCATCGACGGATCACCTTCCTCAATGATGTTGGGCGACACGTCGGGATGCTGCGGACACGACACGCGATCACCCTTGCGTGCGACGAAGCGACCGTCGAAGCGCATCGTCGTGGAGCCCGTTTCGACTTTGCCGCCGTGGTCTGTGTCATCGCCGACGCGGATTAGATTCATCATAACAACTTACTATTTCTCGAGAAGAGTTTTCAAATAATCAACTCGTTGTTTGGTGATCGTGACGAGGCAATCTTTCGTAATTAGTCCCGGGCCGGCACCTTGGGATTGCGAGGCCTCGGCGGCAATATAACCGTTACACTGCTTTTCTCTATAGTTGAGCCAGGCCTTCTGTGATTGCTCAAGCGCATCCTTATACTGTGTGGATGCATATAATTTTTGATAAATTGAATTAAGATCCTTCTTTGATTTGGCTAGTTCTTGATCGGTGCAGGATAAATCATCATATACATTTCCGCTTCTGATGCATGCATCAGCAAATGAGATAAGGGGTATTAGTAGAAGCGTTAGTGAAATGATTTTTTTCATAATGTTCTCAAAAAAATTAGCGATTGTATGCTTCGGGAAGCTCGACTGTATAAGGGGCTGGTCTAGAAGACATCAATCCTTGCGTTGTTCCGTGCACATGAACCGCACGCCCCTTCCCATATCTATACCCAGTAACGTTTGCTTGGCGGATGACATCTTCAACCCATGCTTTTGTTGCGTCTGAAGCCTCGTCCAACGCATATGGATTTGCATAACTTAGGTTATCCCCAACTAGGGATGCTCCTCCGTTGGCACGGTCTTGTAAATGAGCGATAACAAGAGATCTTACTCTCGGGGAAACTCGGCTATCAGGCACGTTTTGCACGCTTCCATAAGCGCTTGGTCTTGGTGCGTTAATATCTGAGAATTGCCATCTCTCATTAATTACGCCTCTAATTGTATTCCATTTTTTTAGGCCCGACATCCGGCGGTTTAGGATGGTGTCGACAACTGCGCCGGCTTGCTTTCCTAAATTTTCATCATCTAAGCTTAAGGCAACCTCAGTTGCTGTAACCTTAATTAAATCGACTACATCCTGATCGGACAGTTGAAGTATTTTGCCGCTAATTTCGGAGTTGATGAAATTCCCGACGATTCCGATCGGATGGAAATGCCACGGATTCGGTTCCTTCGGGAACCCTTCCACACTGGTGACCTGTTCCCACCATTGCAGCTTGCCTATCCGCTCGATCTCGGTCTTCCACAGCCACAGCAGCTTCTTCATCAACGGCGACAGCGCTTCCCATTTCCCGGGGCCACCGCCCCATTCGCTTTCGCAGCGTACGACGAGATGGGAAAGGGCCTCAGCCATCCACGGCGTTTCCTGCGCGTGCTTCAACTCCTGCGCCGTCACCTTCCCGTCGTGGTTCGCGTCGATCGCCTTCTCGAGCTGCGAGAGGAGCGGGCTCGCGTTGACCGTGGCCGCGCTCGTCTCGAATTCGGTCTTGTCTTCGTCGGCCAGAAACTGTTCAGCGACATGGATGTAGCGTTTGAGCATGTCGATCGGCATGATGCTGCTGTTGTCGGCCAGTTCGAAGCCCGGCCAGTCCCACGGACCGCACATGCGCACCAGCGGGTGATCCTGCTTGCACACCCACCCGGTGCGGGTACTGCCGTCCTTGGCGCCGATCGTCACGTCATACCAGCGGCGCCCCTTGTCGTCTTTCGCGATGTTCTCCGCACCGTTCTTCTCCAGATCGACGCTGCGGATCACGTAGCGGAAATCCGCGCCCGGCCCCGTGGCGTCCGAGAAGCGCAACGGGAAATCCTTCCAGCCTGACGCGATCGCGCTCGTCGTCGTATTGGCGCGGCTGCTATCGACCCAAACGGGCGCGCCGGCGTCGTTGAAAACCGGCGTCGCGTGCCGGCCGCCATGCACGGGCGCGGCTATTTTCGGCTGCACCTTGACCCACTTGCCCTTTGCGTCGGCGGCGAGCGGGACAAGCTTGGTGCCGGGTTGCAGTTTCTGATCCGGTTCCGGTGGGGTGACGAGCCGCGCGCCCGGCGAGATTTCCAGAAACGCCCTGGACGCCGGCAACTGCTTCGCCCGCTCGCGGCTCTTCTGGATGAATGCTTCGAGCTCGGGACCGGCGAACACTTCGAGATGCAGCAACGGGCGGGTCGGCTTCGGCGGCAACAGCTTCGCGTCCGGGTAGCGCAGATAGTGGCCGAGCTGGCCGATCACGTCGCCGGCCTTGACCCGGTACGGCTGTTTCAGCACCACGACCGTATCCAGCGGCTTCGGGTCGACGATCGGGTCGAGTTCTTTCTCGAACACGTACCCGTACGGCGCGTGCGGCGACACCGGCTTGCCGACGACCGCGGCGGCCGGCGTGCCGGACTTGATCGTCTTGATCTTCGCCCAGCCCGGGTTCGCTTTTGCCAGTTCGTCCGTATCCGAGACGGTCAATTCCGCCCCTTGCGGCAAGATGCCGATGATCCTGCCGTTCGGCAGATCACGGATGCGCAGGCCCGTGACCGGGGGCGGGAGCGGCGCCGTGTCTTCTTTCGGCTCGGGCACCTTCTTGAAATCACTCTGGATGAACTCCCCGAGCACATCGCGATGACTGGACGCGGGCGCTTTCGGCCGGGGAATCTCCTGCTTGTCCTTGGACTTGTCGCCGACCCGATAGTAACGCTCGCCTTCCCAATACGGCATGGGCCCCATGTTCAGTTTGGCGTGGTCGACCTGAGCGACTTTCGCCTGTTCTGCAGCCGACTGGTAACTGTTCCAGTCCATCGTGTGCATGTACAGGCTGAAGAACGTCAGCGTCTCGTCGGGTGCGGGCTTGCTCGCCGTCGTCGACGAGGTCGCAGGCTGGGCGGACGAACCCTTCGCCGGGTCGGATTTCGGCGGCGGTGCCGGCGGCAGTTGCAGCCGATGGCGGATCAGCACGAAGCCGGTCGAGTACAGCGCGTGCCGGCCGTCCTGATAGTCCTGTTCCGGATACTTGCTGTCGAGCCGATACGCGACGACTTCGCCATCGGCGATCGCGCGGATGCCGTCGCCTTGCTTCAGCTTGGCACCGGTGTTCCGGTCGAAGTGGATGCCGCCGTGCCACATGCCGTTTGCGCCCAACGGATAGAACCCGTCTTCAGCCGTGGCCAGCGCCTTCATGTAGGTCATCGGGTCGGCCGCGTCCGCCTGGTCGGCGGGGCTGAACGGAAAGGCCCAGTTCAGCGGGGTGTAGGGCGGCGTCGCGGGGGCGCTCGGCGCGGCCGCCGGTTTCGTGGAAGGTGGGTTCTTGCTCACGTTTCTCGGAATCTCTCGCTTCTCGTTTTTTCTTGCGGCAGGACGATGGCCGGCTCAGGGTCAGCCCGAGAACAGCGAACCGCGCCCGCCATCGGTCGACACCGGCGTCGCCTGCAACGGGTCGCGAATCGTCCCGCTCGCGCCGCTGGGCTTGTCCCAATTCCCGCATTTTTCCAGAATCTGCCCGGTCGTCACGTTCTCGATCAGCCCACTCTTGATGCTGATATACGAGCCGCCTGCGCCGATCCACACTTCCTTCGCGGCCGTCAGAATCAGACGCCCGTCCGCGCTCTCGATCTTCACGTCCTGAAGACCGACCAGGGATGCCGGGCCGCTTTGCGCCTGAATGTCCACCGACCCCTTCGCCGCGAAAATCTTGATGCCGATGTTCTGCGCGAACAGGCTGATCTTGTCGAGCACACTGACCAACAACGACTTGCCGGCCGCCAGGTTGACATTCTGGCCGGCCACCATGTTCGCGTGCTGGTTCGCCGTGACGTGCACCGATTGCTGCGTCGATGCGGCGATGCCCTCGGGGCTCGACAGCAGCATCACCGGTTTCGAAAAGCCGTTCGCGTTGCCGGTGCCGCCGCCAGCCGTGCGGCCGCCACTGGTGGCGCCTGCGACCGTGCGCTGCGTCGCGTCGGTGAACGACTTCAGCGCGGCCTGGCCGTCTTGCAGGCTTTCGGCGCGATTCGTTTCGCTGGCCTTCGACACGGTTTCGAATACGGCTTCCGCGCCCGCGAGCGGCTCGGTCGCGGCCGTCACGTTCAGCGGCTGCGCGGTGGCCGGCTGCGTCGACACATACAGCCCCTGTTCGGCGCGCACGGCGCCGTAAGCGCCGGACTTCAGGTCGAAACCATTGCCGAGGAACGCGCCGCGCGTGTTGCCGGACTGCTCGATCAGGTAACCCAAATGGAGGTGAGAACTATAACTGGACGAGTAAAGGTGGATGCGATTCTGGCCGCTGGCGTCGTCGAGAACGAGCTGGTTGAACCCGTTCCCGCCGTACTCGCGGGACAGGAAGCCGGACAGCAGGCCGTGCGTGTGCCATTCGGGCATCGTCGCGCCCCCGTGCAGCCTCGAGATGATGACGGGACGGTCACAGTCCCCATTGACGAAACCGAGGAGCACTTGATCTCCCTTGCGCAGCGGGAAGTAGCCGCCCCGTTTCGCGCCCGCGTCCGGCATCGCTGCGCGGATCCACGCCGTCGATTTCGTATTCCGGTCCTTCCGGCTGTTGGTTGTCCAGACCATCACGCGGTTGCCGTCGTCCGTGTGGATTTCCTCGTCACTGTTCGTCGCGACGATCGCCGTCTGCAGGTGCATCTCGGGCTTCTCGTGCTCGAACGGGCTGCGGAACGGCGTGCGCCGGTGCTGCGCCTCGATCTCGACCAGGAGGAAGCCGACGCCGCCATCGCGGTGCGGAATCGCCGAGCCAGCGCCGGCCGCCTGCGCCTGCTCAATTTCGGCACGTAAGCTGCGCGGAAACCGCGCGAGTGTGTCGAGGCCGGGCAGGTTGTTCTGGATCAGCCAGTCGCTCGCGATGATCGATAGCTCGCGGTCCTCGGCCGGTAGCGTATCGAGGACCGGGTGCCCCGTCACCTTGAACCAGTAGCCGGGCAGGGCATAGCGCGGACTGCCGACCGCGAAATAGCGCTTCGCCCGCGAGGCCCATTCCTCGGTGCGAATGTTGGCCTGTTGCTGTCCGATGTCCGATACCGCCCACGTCTGCGAGCCAGTG contains:
- a CDS encoding ClpXP protease specificity-enhancing factor codes for the protein MQEISTKPYLLRALYEWCTDNGYTPHIAVRVDKSTRVPRQFVRDGEIVLNISFEATSQLQMGNEWIEFTARFSGKAHKIEVPVANVLAIYARENGQGMAFQVDVAADSGDAEGGGALAAEEAGDDAGAHVVPAEAVPEAGEPADELPKSDGDGDGAKGSRPRLKIVK
- the tnpB gene encoding IS66 family insertion sequence element accessory protein TnpB (TnpB, as the term is used for proteins encoded by IS66 family insertion elements, is considered an accessory protein, since TnpC, encoded by a neighboring gene, is a DDE family transposase.); translated protein: MFRFDHDLRIYLHREPIDFRAGLNTLVTMVEQSMQLDPLARAVFGFHNRKRDRVKLLLYDRAGFWLMLKRLEVDRFAWPRRQQAVIELTVDQLHLLLDGVDLDALRPHPARQYCFTS
- the tnpA gene encoding IS66-like element accessory protein TnpA translates to MTDTDFDFLPLRVTRTCADGKHRYDPEGKRKLIEACRQPGASLAGLALKAGVNANQLRKWVQLQERREVTGVSRDAIAQAPSAFVPVVLIDESPVSTPAESALPSPQPSLQRESHRPSPRAAPLARLSATLPNGVVLELECSGRDTSLVTAMIAALGAG
- a CDS encoding PAAR domain-containing protein; this encodes MMNLIRVGDDTDHGGKVETGSTTMRFDGRFVARKGDRVSCPQHPDVSPNIIEEGDPSMTDGGIPIARHGHRATCGCHLISSLT
- a CDS encoding lysozyme inhibitor LprI family protein, which gives rise to MKKIISLTLLLIPLISFADACIRSGNVYDDLSCTDQELAKSKKDLNSIYQKLYASTQYKDALEQSQKAWLNYREKQCNGYIAAEASQSQGAGPGLITKDCLVTITKQRVDYLKTLLEK
- a CDS encoding type VI secretion system Vgr family protein, encoding MAGEVLLKVLRGGYAQFNRIVKLDTPLGDDWLVPLYVKINAQLGRNFEVTVDVSSVVGNKIKLSALMLQPVTLWIHQTDGGYLPIHGYVQQVRRLGNDGALSYFQLRFTSWLSFLKLSSDRRDWQETPGWEILTDVFDKHPQANGNYGLELRTAMRSYSHRVQWETDWHFVHRSLEEVGVFPRFDFATDGKSHKVVFMDDLYFGPSLPKSEMQFSHAGTDEDFDGLTQLSEQQEAQSATLTLGTADYKRPDLDKQVSTPAANLDELPGQGEDYLYTGSQTWAVSDIGQQQANIRTEEWASRAKRYFAVGSPRYALPGYWFKVTGHPVLDTLPAEDRELSIIASDWLIQNNLPGLDTLARFPRSLRAEIEQAQAAGAGSAIPHRDGGVGFLLVEIEAQHRRTPFRSPFEHEKPEMHLQTAIVATNSDEEIHTDDGNRVMVWTTNSRKDRNTKSTAWIRAAMPDAGAKRGGYFPLRKGDQVLLGFVNGDCDRPVIISRLHGGATMPEWHTHGLLSGFLSREYGGNGFNQLVLDDASGQNRIHLYSSSYSSHLHLGYLIEQSGNTRGAFLGNGFDLKSGAYGAVRAEQGLYVSTQPATAQPLNVTAATEPLAGAEAVFETVSKASETNRAESLQDGQAALKSFTDATQRTVAGATSGGRTAGGGTGNANGFSKPVMLLSSPEGIAASTQQSVHVTANQHANMVAGQNVNLAAGKSLLVSVLDKISLFAQNIGIKIFAAKGSVDIQAQSGPASLVGLQDVKIESADGRLILTAAKEVWIGAGGSYISIKSGLIENVTTGQILEKCGNWDKPSGASGTIRDPLQATPVSTDGGRGSLFSG